One region of Flavobacterium pisciphilum genomic DNA includes:
- a CDS encoding ComEC/Rec2 family competence protein, which produces MKVLEFPLTRITLGFATGILLANYLSLSISFTFISLTVSILLFCGSLYYTTNNPKKVTLFGIATYLLACSVGITTQSLHTESFQKSNYTNYQDIYNKPHLIDFIISEKLKGNNYSDRYIATINQIDQKPSSGKIVLNIKKDSTKLNLEIGNCLRVRSQLSKNAAPKNPNQFDYSKYLNNKHIYAQLHIQKHEITISPKFEKSIWHYAARIRTKIIRNLEMNGFNKTEMNVALALILGQQQDISPEIIKDYQYAGVTHILSVSGLHVGYILIFITYTLKPIPNTKKGALIKLILIIVSLFTFAVISGFSPSVLRSVVMFSFVAIGIHLRRSVNIYHTLLVSIFFLLLFKPAFIFDVGFQLSYLALFFIIWFQPILKKLWSPKRKFATAIWNVLTVSFAAQIGTLPICLYYFHQFPSLFFIANIIIIPFLSVIMILGIVVMILAAFSSAPLLLVQLLEKSIFYLNKIINTIASFESFIIQDISFNTYLLICSYLLIISGIIWFKKPTFTKLAFTLSSIILLQITFILNRKDTETKKEWIVYNATKNSQITERTGKSVTLFTRDTTSNNSSENYSLTSYLVGNFGKLKNKEKLQNLAYFNGNKILIIDSTGIYSKKTKPDILMLTQSPKINFERLLKTIQPKMVIADGTNYKSILQQWQKTCIKEKIPFHSTNEKGFYKLN; this is translated from the coding sequence ATGAAAGTACTAGAATTTCCCTTGACAAGAATAACACTTGGTTTTGCAACAGGCATTTTACTTGCCAATTACCTTAGCCTTTCTATTTCTTTTACATTTATATCACTTACTGTTTCAATACTTCTATTTTGTGGTAGCCTTTATTACACTACAAACAATCCTAAAAAAGTAACTTTGTTTGGAATTGCAACTTATTTATTAGCATGTTCTGTCGGTATCACAACCCAGTCTCTTCATACGGAATCATTTCAAAAAAGCAACTATACAAATTACCAAGACATCTACAATAAACCTCATTTAATAGATTTTATAATTAGCGAAAAATTAAAAGGCAATAATTACAGTGATAGATATATAGCAACCATAAATCAGATTGACCAGAAACCTAGTTCTGGCAAAATAGTCCTTAACATAAAAAAAGACAGTACAAAATTAAATCTAGAAATAGGAAATTGCCTTCGTGTTAGAAGTCAATTATCAAAAAACGCTGCTCCAAAGAATCCCAATCAGTTTGATTACAGCAAGTATTTAAACAACAAACATATCTACGCCCAATTACACATTCAAAAACATGAAATAACAATTAGCCCTAAGTTTGAGAAAAGCATTTGGCACTATGCTGCCCGAATTCGAACAAAAATTATTCGCAATTTAGAAATGAACGGTTTTAATAAAACGGAAATGAATGTCGCGCTTGCATTAATTCTAGGTCAACAACAAGACATATCACCCGAAATAATCAAAGATTACCAATATGCAGGTGTAACCCATATTTTATCTGTTTCAGGCCTCCATGTGGGCTATATTTTGATTTTTATAACTTACACCCTAAAACCTATCCCTAATACAAAAAAGGGGGCTTTAATAAAACTCATCCTGATAATAGTATCATTATTTACTTTTGCAGTAATTTCAGGATTTTCTCCTTCAGTATTACGATCAGTCGTAATGTTTTCGTTTGTAGCGATAGGAATTCATTTAAGAAGAAGTGTAAATATTTACCATACATTGTTGGTCTCTATATTCTTTTTACTCCTTTTTAAGCCTGCTTTCATATTTGATGTAGGATTTCAATTAAGCTACTTAGCCTTATTTTTTATCATTTGGTTTCAACCAATATTAAAAAAATTATGGTCTCCAAAACGCAAGTTTGCTACTGCAATATGGAATGTGCTGACAGTATCTTTTGCTGCACAAATAGGTACTCTACCGATATGTTTATATTACTTTCATCAATTTCCTAGTTTATTTTTTATTGCCAATATTATAATCATACCTTTCTTAAGTGTCATTATGATTTTAGGAATAGTAGTAATGATTTTAGCAGCTTTTAGCAGCGCACCATTACTTCTTGTACAGCTACTAGAAAAAAGTATTTTCTATTTGAACAAAATAATAAATACCATTGCTTCATTCGAAAGTTTCATCATACAAGACATTTCTTTTAACACCTATTTATTAATCTGCTCTTATCTATTAATTATATCCGGAATTATTTGGTTTAAGAAGCCCACTTTTACCAAGCTAGCATTCACCCTTAGCTCAATAATTCTATTACAAATTACATTTATCCTAAATCGGAAAGATACTGAAACTAAAAAAGAATGGATTGTTTACAATGCAACGAAGAACTCACAGATTACCGAAAGAACGGGTAAGTCTGTTACATTATTTACAAGAGATACTACTTCAAATAATAGTAGCGAAAATTACTCATTGACTTCCTATTTAGTAGGCAACTTTGGAAAACTAAAGAATAAGGAAAAACTACAAAATCTCGCCTATTTTAATGGCAATAAAATCTTAATTATAGATAGTACTGGAATATATTCTAAAAAGACAAAGCCTGATATTTTAATGCTCACTCAGTCGCCTAAAATAAATTTTGAAAGATTACTAAAAACGATACAACCCAAAATGGTCATTGCCGACGGTACAAATTACAAGTCGATACTGCAGCAGTGGCAAAAAACATGTATAAAAGAAAAAATCCCTTTTCATTCTACCAATGAAAAGGGATTCTATAAATTGAATTAA
- a CDS encoding thioredoxin family protein — protein MKKIFIALLLVLGSFAVQAQELKWYTDVKEAIAVSNKEKKPMLLFFTGSDWCGWCIRLQSEVLKTAEFNKWAKDNVVLVELDFPRRTPQTPQVKAQNNELQQVFGIQGFPTVYFTNAENKDGKVNFQGLGTTGYVAGGPSAWLAVANEIINPVKK, from the coding sequence ATGAAAAAGATATTTATTGCATTGTTACTAGTATTGGGGTCTTTTGCTGTTCAAGCGCAAGAACTTAAATGGTATACAGATGTAAAAGAAGCTATAGCTGTAAGTAATAAGGAGAAAAAACCTATGTTATTGTTTTTCACTGGAAGCGATTGGTGTGGATGGTGTATTCGTTTGCAAAGCGAAGTTTTAAAAACTGCTGAGTTTAACAAATGGGCAAAAGATAATGTTGTTTTGGTAGAGCTAGATTTTCCTAGAAGAACGCCACAAACGCCACAGGTAAAAGCTCAGAATAATGAATTGCAACAGGTTTTTGGAATTCAAGGTTTTCCAACTGTTTATTTTACTAATGCAGAGAACAAGGATGGGAAAGTTAATTTTCAAGGACTTGGGACTACAGGTTACGTTGCTGGAGGGCCATCTGCTTGGCTTGCAGTTGCAAACGAGATAATTAATCCGGTTAAAAAGTAA
- the surE gene encoding 5'/3'-nucleotidase SurE, translating to MNSKKPLILVTNDDGVSAPGIRALISVMSEIGEVVVVAPDKPQSAMGHAITINSTLYLNKLSKAGDSITEYSCSGTPVDCVKLAVNEILKRKPDLCVSGVNHGSNSSINVIYSGTMSAAVEAGIEGIPAIGFSLLDYDWNADFESIKSFIKKITLETLENKLPEGVVLNVNFPKLKENEIKGIKICRQAKAQWVEKFDKRKTPSGKDYYWLSGEFVNQDKGEDTDEWALENGYVSVVPVQFDLTAHHTMQQLNNWKWNE from the coding sequence ATGAATTCAAAAAAACCTTTGATCTTAGTAACCAATGACGACGGCGTTTCGGCACCTGGAATTAGAGCTTTAATTAGTGTAATGTCTGAAATTGGTGAAGTAGTTGTTGTCGCACCAGACAAACCTCAAAGTGCAATGGGGCACGCTATAACTATAAACAGTACTTTATACCTTAATAAATTATCTAAAGCTGGTGATTCGATAACTGAGTATAGTTGTTCTGGAACTCCTGTTGATTGTGTAAAACTTGCTGTAAATGAGATCCTAAAACGTAAACCTGACTTATGTGTTTCGGGAGTAAACCATGGATCTAACTCGTCTATAAACGTAATCTACTCTGGAACTATGAGTGCTGCAGTTGAAGCTGGTATTGAAGGAATCCCTGCAATAGGTTTCTCTTTATTAGACTACGATTGGAATGCAGATTTTGAAAGTATTAAATCTTTCATCAAGAAGATAACACTTGAAACACTAGAAAACAAACTACCTGAAGGAGTTGTTTTAAACGTGAACTTTCCAAAACTAAAAGAAAACGAGATAAAAGGGATAAAAATTTGTCGTCAAGCGAAAGCACAATGGGTAGAGAAATTTGACAAAAGAAAAACACCTTCTGGAAAAGATTACTACTGGCTTTCGGGCGAGTTTGTAAACCAAGACAAAGGAGAAGATACAGATGAATGGGCGCTTGAGAACGGATATGTATCAGTAGTACCTGTACAATTTGATCTAACTGCACACCACACTATGCAACAACTTAATAACTGGAAGTGGAATGAATAA
- a CDS encoding peptide MFS transporter — translation MEQSISLEQIQNFKGKYPKQLWYLFLVEMWERFCFYGMRGVLAFFMVDQLGLLEGKANLQYGAIQAFVYAFTFIGGIFADKILGFKKSLLFGGIVMILGNLLIAASPHDFFYYGITLSIIGTGFFKPNVSSMVGELYHENDGRRDAGYGMFYAGINIGGMLGGAIPIYLGKNYSWSLCFLSAAIVMIIGVITFLLTKKHLAPIGNSPLEKHSPKKRNLYEIAVYAGSIVVIPFVYIMVINSSFTEYFMYTIGAIAILYFLYELLRIKDRNQQYKLLAAFIFIFGYFMFMAISEQSGGSLSLFAKDNLTNKLLFFNIDPNVVNNSINSLYVIIFSPLIGLLWIFLYKRKIEPNTVVKFGFSFILLAAGFFIFYSARFFVDVNGLSSLNVFALGYLVYTLGELCIGPIGMSVITKLSPKRLFGMMMGLWFLSSAFGQFAAGKLGSEMSDANTGTTLMSKLIAYTDGYYHLAIYSLIAGIVLIVSTPLIKKLMQEVK, via the coding sequence ATGGAGCAGAGTATTAGTTTAGAACAGATACAAAATTTTAAAGGGAAGTACCCAAAACAATTGTGGTATTTATTTTTAGTCGAAATGTGGGAGCGTTTTTGCTTTTACGGTATGAGAGGTGTTTTGGCATTTTTCATGGTAGACCAATTAGGATTATTAGAAGGAAAAGCAAATTTACAATATGGAGCCATACAGGCATTTGTATATGCTTTTACTTTTATTGGAGGTATTTTTGCCGATAAAATTTTGGGATTCAAGAAATCATTGCTTTTCGGAGGAATCGTTATGATTCTGGGGAATTTGCTTATTGCAGCCTCACCACATGATTTTTTCTATTACGGTATTACACTGTCGATTATTGGAACTGGTTTTTTTAAACCAAACGTTTCTTCTATGGTAGGTGAGTTATATCACGAAAACGATGGACGTAGAGATGCTGGATATGGTATGTTCTATGCTGGTATCAATATTGGAGGAATGCTAGGAGGTGCAATTCCTATTTATTTAGGGAAGAATTACTCTTGGAGCTTATGTTTCCTTTCTGCTGCTATAGTTATGATTATTGGTGTAATTACTTTTCTTTTAACAAAGAAGCATTTAGCACCTATTGGTAATTCTCCGTTAGAAAAACATTCACCAAAAAAACGTAATTTATATGAAATTGCTGTTTATGCAGGTTCTATAGTTGTGATTCCGTTTGTTTATATAATGGTTATAAACTCTAGTTTTACTGAGTATTTCATGTATACAATTGGTGCAATTGCTATTTTGTATTTCTTGTATGAATTATTGAGAATTAAGGATCGTAACCAACAATACAAATTACTTGCAGCTTTTATATTTATTTTTGGGTATTTTATGTTTATGGCTATCTCAGAGCAATCTGGTGGATCATTATCATTGTTTGCAAAAGATAACTTAACGAATAAATTGTTGTTCTTTAATATAGATCCAAACGTGGTAAATAATAGTATAAACTCTTTATACGTAATTATTTTTAGCCCTTTAATTGGATTGTTGTGGATCTTTCTTTATAAAAGAAAAATTGAACCGAATACGGTTGTTAAATTTGGATTCTCATTCATACTTCTTGCGGCAGGATTCTTTATATTTTATAGCGCTCGTTTTTTTGTTGATGTAAATGGATTAAGTTCTCTTAATGTTTTTGCCTTAGGATATTTGGTATATACACTTGGAGAATTATGTATTGGTCCAATCGGAATGTCGGTTATTACTAAATTGTCTCCAAAGAGACTTTTTGGAATGATGATGGGATTGTGGTTTTTATCTAGTGCATTTGGACAATTTGCTGCTGGAAAATTAGGGTCAGAAATGTCAGATGCAAATACAGGTACAACATTAATGTCTAAGTTGATTGCTTACACAGATGGTTATTATCATTTGGCAATTTATTCGCTTATAGCTGGTATTGTTTTAATCGTGAGTACTCCTTTGATTAAGAAATTAATGCAAGAAGTAAAGTAG
- a CDS encoding C40 family peptidase encodes MKNLLSIFALLLLFASCKSTSSVTSNKKEDNTKTIVKDLIYTASENIGVRYKAGGTTNKGYDCSGLVFTTFSSENIKLPRTSLEQSKIGEVINRNKAKKGDLIFFKTNRSSQINHVGLIVEIISEEIKFIHSSTSKGVIISSTKEPYYRDSYAQINRIIE; translated from the coding sequence TTGAAAAACTTACTATCCATATTTGCTTTATTACTATTATTTGCTTCTTGTAAATCGACATCTTCGGTTACAAGCAATAAGAAAGAAGACAATACCAAAACAATCGTAAAAGATTTGATTTATACTGCATCTGAAAATATTGGTGTACGCTATAAAGCTGGTGGAACGACAAATAAAGGTTATGATTGTTCTGGGTTGGTGTTTACCACATTCAGTTCTGAAAACATTAAATTACCTAGAACTTCATTAGAGCAATCAAAAATTGGAGAGGTTATCAATCGGAATAAAGCAAAAAAGGGCGATTTGATATTTTTTAAAACCAACAGAAGTTCTCAAATAAACCATGTTGGATTAATTGTAGAGATAATCAGTGAAGAAATTAAATTCATACATTCCTCTACTTCAAAAGGAGTAATAATCTCTTCTACTAAAGAACCTTATTATCGAGACTCCTATGCACAGATTAACCGCATAATCGAATAG
- a CDS encoding DNA/RNA non-specific endonuclease — MIVKKELLVVLIVVFLFSCKKDIENSTVGSSLELKDSLTAKTVLYNEDNLDFDYLPTSTTNQIVKHDYYTLSYNEKFEQAEWVAYELKKSYIKNNDFKRPYFIEDDKVTTGSADWRNYKQSGYDKGHLCPAGDMEFNKKAYEDTFLTSNISPQVHAFNDGVWNRLEQKVRYWAVKYDDIYVVTGGVLNDSNTTIGKEKVLVPKYFYKILLDESNGKYKMIAFLVPNEKSERPLYDFVVSVDSIEKLTGIDFFPHLDDKIEDALEKNTDYKSWIF; from the coding sequence ATGATTGTAAAGAAAGAATTGTTGGTTGTTTTAATTGTTGTGTTTCTTTTTTCTTGTAAAAAAGATATAGAAAATAGTACTGTTGGTTCAAGTTTAGAGTTAAAAGATAGTTTAACGGCTAAAACAGTGCTATATAACGAAGATAACCTTGACTTTGATTACTTACCCACTTCAACAACAAATCAAATCGTAAAACATGATTATTATACGTTATCGTATAACGAGAAATTCGAACAGGCAGAATGGGTTGCTTACGAACTAAAGAAAAGTTATATTAAGAATAATGATTTTAAAAGACCTTATTTTATTGAAGATGATAAGGTAACTACTGGTTCTGCTGATTGGCGTAATTACAAACAATCGGGTTATGATAAGGGGCATCTTTGTCCAGCTGGAGATATGGAGTTTAATAAAAAGGCATATGAAGATACTTTTTTAACTTCAAATATATCCCCACAAGTGCATGCATTTAACGATGGTGTGTGGAATAGACTAGAACAAAAGGTGCGTTATTGGGCAGTAAAATATGATGATATTTATGTGGTTACAGGAGGAGTCCTTAATGATTCCAATACAACAATTGGAAAAGAAAAAGTACTAGTGCCTAAATACTTCTATAAAATACTATTAGATGAATCTAATGGGAAATATAAAATGATAGCTTTTTTAGTTCCAAATGAAAAAAGTGAAAGACCTTTGTATGACTTTGTTGTTTCGGTAGATAGTATCGAAAAATTAACAGGCATAGATTTCTTTCCTCATTTGGATGATAAAATTGAGGATGCTTTAGAGAAAAATACAGATTATAAGTCTTGGATTTTTTAG
- a CDS encoding thioredoxin family protein has product MMKKLLVSLFFLGFFTVQSQNLVWKTNITDGIEASNKLKKPMLILFTANNLSDNLQNEIMKTLEFALWSRDNVVLVKLDLSDSQASDSDKEQNIKLKNAFGVQDLPEVCYANAVVRKSKTTFQALGKMAYKSGGVKAWIIESNSLLHPSDF; this is encoded by the coding sequence ATGATGAAAAAACTACTTGTATCCCTGTTTTTTTTAGGATTTTTTACTGTGCAATCGCAAAATTTAGTTTGGAAAACTAATATTACTGATGGTATTGAGGCTAGTAATAAATTAAAGAAACCAATGTTAATTTTGTTTACGGCAAATAACTTATCTGATAATTTGCAAAACGAAATAATGAAAACTTTAGAATTTGCACTTTGGTCAAGAGATAATGTTGTTTTGGTAAAATTAGATTTATCCGATAGTCAAGCTTCAGATAGTGATAAAGAGCAAAATATCAAGCTTAAGAATGCCTTTGGAGTTCAAGATTTACCAGAAGTGTGTTATGCAAATGCTGTAGTAAGAAAAAGTAAAACAACATTTCAGGCATTAGGTAAAATGGCTTATAAATCAGGAGGGGTAAAGGCTTGGATTATTGAGTCTAACTCGCTTTTGCATCCAAGCGACTTTTAA
- a CDS encoding carboxy terminal-processing peptidase has protein sequence MNAIIKFMKRNYKIILAVICLSATLFAFKINSDRGIDPDPNKDKMLLELLAFVIEKGHYNPPAMNDEFSKGVYKDYIEALDPSKRFFLQSDIDEFSKYELQLDDQFVNKDLTFFNLTYARLMKRMEEGKKRYKLILAHPFNYKVDETFSTDYENSPYAKTPAEMVEKWRKQIKLSTLSSLVTKENIEAEKKVKDAAYKEKSFEVLEKETRENSLKSLDEYFGFIKDLERSDWFSVYVNSIMARFDPHTSYFAPEEKERFDVNISGKLEGIGARLQKKNDFTEISELISGGPAWRGKELEAGDLIIKVGQGSDEPVDVVGMRLDDVVKKIKGHKGTEVRLTVKKVDGTIKVISIIRDIVEIEETYAKSSIVDKNGLKYGVIYLPKFYIDFENKDGRDAGKDIALEVERLKKENVNGIILDVRDDGGGSLSTVVDIAGLFIEQGPIVQIKSAGRKKEVLYDRDKKIEWDGPLVIMVNGFSASASEILAAAIQDYKRGVIIGSKQTYGKGTVQNVIDLNQFVRSSDFGDLGALKITTQKFYRINGGSTQLEGVRSDIVAPDRYAYLKMGERDIDNAMPWDKIDPAEYTTWNNNSNFNQAIANSKARIALNPQFKLIEENAKWIDTKSKENSYSLNIADFKKAQTEVETEAKKYKPITDYKNSLQFTSLPYEIAEMAKDPTLKEKRESWHQALAKDVYVEEAINVLDDLQSQGISRQNSVPARSKKDKLASKL, from the coding sequence ATGAATGCTATTATTAAATTTATGAAACGAAATTATAAAATTATCCTAGCCGTTATTTGCTTATCTGCTACACTGTTTGCATTTAAAATTAATAGCGATAGAGGAATTGACCCAGACCCGAATAAAGATAAGATGCTTTTGGAATTACTTGCTTTTGTAATCGAGAAAGGACATTATAACCCTCCGGCAATGAATGATGAGTTCTCTAAAGGAGTTTATAAAGATTATATAGAAGCTTTGGATCCATCCAAGAGATTTTTCTTGCAATCAGATATCGATGAGTTTTCAAAATATGAATTGCAATTAGATGATCAATTTGTAAATAAAGATTTAACTTTTTTTAATCTTACTTATGCTCGTTTGATGAAAAGAATGGAAGAAGGTAAAAAGAGATATAAACTCATTTTAGCGCATCCATTTAATTATAAAGTAGATGAAACTTTCAGTACAGATTATGAGAATTCGCCTTATGCGAAAACTCCAGCTGAAATGGTTGAAAAATGGAGAAAACAAATTAAGTTATCTACATTATCTTCTTTAGTGACTAAAGAGAATATTGAAGCTGAAAAGAAAGTAAAAGATGCAGCTTATAAAGAAAAATCTTTTGAAGTTTTAGAGAAAGAGACTAGAGAGAATTCATTGAAATCATTAGATGAATATTTTGGTTTTATTAAAGATTTGGAAAGAAGTGATTGGTTTTCAGTTTATGTAAACTCAATCATGGCTCGTTTTGATCCACATACAAGTTATTTTGCACCAGAAGAAAAAGAACGTTTTGATGTAAACATCAGCGGTAAACTTGAAGGAATTGGTGCTCGTTTGCAAAAGAAAAATGACTTTACTGAAATTTCAGAACTTATTTCAGGTGGACCAGCTTGGAGAGGTAAAGAATTAGAAGCAGGGGATTTAATTATAAAAGTAGGACAAGGAAGTGATGAGCCTGTAGATGTTGTTGGTATGCGTCTTGACGATGTTGTTAAGAAAATTAAAGGACATAAAGGAACTGAAGTTCGTCTTACAGTTAAAAAAGTAGATGGTACGATTAAAGTAATTTCTATTATTAGAGATATTGTTGAGATAGAAGAGACTTACGCTAAGTCTAGTATTGTTGACAAAAACGGACTAAAGTATGGTGTGATATATTTGCCTAAATTCTATATCGATTTTGAAAATAAAGACGGTAGAGATGCAGGAAAAGATATTGCTCTTGAAGTAGAAAGACTTAAAAAAGAAAATGTAAACGGTATTATCTTAGATGTTCGTGATGATGGAGGAGGTTCTTTATCTACAGTTGTTGATATTGCTGGATTGTTTATTGAGCAAGGTCCAATTGTGCAGATTAAATCTGCCGGTAGAAAAAAAGAAGTTCTTTATGACCGTGATAAAAAAATCGAGTGGGATGGTCCTTTAGTAATCATGGTAAATGGTTTCTCAGCTTCGGCTTCAGAAATACTTGCTGCTGCAATTCAGGATTATAAGAGAGGTGTCATCATAGGAAGTAAACAAACTTATGGAAAAGGGACAGTTCAAAATGTTATTGATTTGAATCAGTTTGTTCGTAGTAGTGATTTTGGAGACTTAGGAGCTTTGAAAATTACAACTCAAAAGTTTTATAGAATTAATGGGGGGTCTACACAATTAGAAGGTGTGCGTAGTGATATTGTTGCGCCAGATCGTTATGCATATTTAAAAATGGGAGAGCGTGATATTGATAACGCAATGCCATGGGATAAAATAGATCCAGCAGAATATACTACTTGGAATAACAATTCAAATTTTAATCAAGCTATTGCAAATAGTAAAGCGCGTATTGCTTTAAATCCTCAGTTTAAATTAATAGAGGAAAATGCAAAATGGATTGATACTAAGAGTAAAGAGAATAGTTATAGTTTGAATATTGCAGATTTTAAAAAGGCTCAAACAGAGGTAGAAACAGAGGCTAAAAAGTATAAACCAATTACTGATTATAAAAACAGTTTGCAGTTTACTTCTTTGCCGTATGAAATTGCAGAGATGGCAAAAGATCCTACTCTTAAGGAAAAAAGAGAAAGTTGGCATCAAGCATTAGCAAAAGATGTTTATGTTGAAGAGGCTATAAATGTTTTAGATGATTTACAGTCACAAGGAATTTCTAGACAAAATTCGGTTCCTGCTAGATCAAAGAAAGACAAGTTAGCTTCTAAATTGTAA
- the lpxB gene encoding lipid-A-disaccharide synthase → MKYYIIAGEASGDLHGSNLMKALYKEDPNAEIRFWGGDLMQKTGGTLVKHYRELAFMGFIEVIFNLKTILSNISFCKKDISQFKPDVLIFIDYPGFNMRIAKWAKTLNYKTHYYISPQIWAWKENRITDIKHDIDKMFVILPFEKSFYEDKHHFPVEFVGHPLIDAIHNQPPFDEITFRKENNLSEKPIIAILPGSRKQEITKMLSVMLSVVNDFKEYQFVIAGAPSQDYSFYQHFVTNENIKFVSNKTYALLQSSTAALVTSGTATLETALFKVPEVVCYKGSWASYQIAKRIITLKYISLVNLIMDKEVVTELIQDDCSPKRIKEELTKLLEPNYRKALLHNYDLLEEKLGGIGASEKTAKLIVADLQ, encoded by the coding sequence ATGAAATACTACATTATTGCTGGAGAAGCCTCAGGCGATTTACATGGTTCAAATTTGATGAAAGCCTTATACAAAGAAGATCCTAATGCCGAAATTCGCTTTTGGGGAGGAGATTTAATGCAAAAAACAGGTGGAACATTAGTAAAACACTACCGTGAGCTGGCTTTCATGGGATTTATAGAAGTTATCTTTAATTTAAAGACTATTCTGAGCAATATCTCTTTCTGCAAAAAAGATATCTCTCAGTTTAAACCTGATGTTCTAATCTTTATTGATTATCCAGGTTTTAATATGCGTATTGCAAAATGGGCAAAAACATTAAATTATAAAACTCACTACTATATCTCACCACAAATTTGGGCTTGGAAAGAAAACCGCATTACTGATATTAAACATGATATCGATAAAATGTTTGTGATTTTGCCTTTTGAAAAAAGTTTCTATGAAGACAAACATCATTTTCCTGTAGAATTTGTTGGGCATCCGTTAATCGATGCTATTCACAACCAGCCCCCATTTGATGAAATAACATTCAGAAAAGAAAACAATTTAAGCGAAAAACCTATTATTGCCATTTTACCGGGAAGTCGTAAACAGGAAATAACAAAAATGCTTTCGGTAATGCTGAGTGTTGTAAATGATTTTAAAGAGTATCAATTTGTTATTGCTGGTGCACCTAGCCAAGATTATTCTTTTTATCAACATTTCGTGACCAATGAGAATATAAAGTTTGTATCAAACAAAACGTATGCTTTACTACAATCTTCAACAGCTGCATTGGTAACTTCTGGAACTGCAACACTAGAAACTGCTCTTTTCAAAGTTCCTGAGGTAGTTTGCTACAAAGGAAGTTGGGCTTCATACCAAATAGCAAAACGTATTATTACGCTTAAATACATTTCGTTGGTAAATTTAATCATGGACAAAGAAGTGGTTACGGAACTTATCCAAGACGATTGCTCACCAAAACGAATTAAAGAGGAATTAACTAAATTATTAGAACCTAATTATCGCAAAGCTCTTTTACATAACTATGATTTATTAGAAGAAAAACTTGGTGGAATTGGTGCTAGTGAAAAAACAGCAAAATTAATCGTAGCCGATTTACAATAA